GACTTATCCACTAGATAAAGTTATCTGGCCGCCTTTTATTTCCACAATAATTTCCTATTCACTAACAGTTGCAGAAAATGTGACTTCTATGCTGCTTCGACTAATGTGGCCGGTATCAATATCTCGGCTCTCACTGTAAACTCGAGCCTTGACTgcagtttttttgttgttgaggCAAAGTTTTACTTCAGCCGATAACATCATCGGATGTCACAACTGTTTTTGGAGATAACATcacaaatttcaataaaaatcaaatcaaaataaataatgaCGTGGATAAAAGATGAATGCGGAGGATGCTTTTTTTTAATGCTTGCAGTTTTTTTGatgtgaaaattttttttccttgtgacTTTTGTCTTTAAGGGAGTTTTGAAAACCATCAACAGATTGTAATCGGCTTGCTTGTCCACGAAACTTGACCACAAAAGTAAAGTTTCACATATATGCTTTCCTTTATTTACTACAGTGTAGGTATAGTTTGAGACCAACTTGGGCTTACAATAGAGGATATTCACGACGACAGATAATTCCACATGCGGGTTGCTTTATTTTACAGAGGATTAGAACATTTGTAAAGGCTTAGTATGTATCCAGCGTGAATTGAAATAACGAAATCTTAAATGCTCCAGTTTCAATTTGACGCACCAacgtaaatttattttttatcaatTTCAGAATATTGATTCTTCATCTGtgttgatttcatttttacCGTTTCCACACCTTTTGTCTTTCGCGAATCCAGGGGATAATAAAAGACTTCAGAAGCTCGGAGATAATAGTGCTTGTTAAATCAACTTTCGGCAGGAAACTTGTTTATTACCACGTTTTAATCAAAGGTGTCCAGGAAACCATTATTCATGCATTATTCTCTTTTTTTACAAGCCTTTTTTGTCACTTCGGAATGATTCATCTTTGTGTGTTGTGTGAGTTAAAAGGCACTGGGtataaaaaaagttaatttaatCTGTGTGAAAATGACAGCTTTACTTAATCGTGTTGAAAGTATGATACAACGATCGATGGAAAATTCGATTGAAACTTCTCTGACTCAGAAAAGGATATATGATACAGATTGTGCACTTTCACCAGGGCTTATACGATGAGACattcctggctttattcttgcCAGAAAATACGGGCCGTAAACACTATATTGACAACAATGGATGTATCTGAACTGATTGAAATCTGTGACAAGAAGTGAATTTTGTACGGATCGCGAAAGCCGCTTTGTTCTCAGTCGATTTCTAGGACAATTGAGGCTGAACCATACACTTCAAATGTAATTTAAGTAACCTGGAAGGCGGGGAGTCATTGTATTTTATTCACACCCTTGTAGCTAGAttctttataattataaagtAGAAATGTCACTGAATTTGGTAGCGACTTGTGTCAAAATACAAGACAACTGAATAAagactttttaaaaacaaacGGATCAGTGACAATTTTGTCCCAAGACTCAGAGTGGTTCAGTTAGATTAAAGACTACGTTTACAGCAATAAAAATTTTATGATATCTCGATTTAAACTGGCTCCTTCGCTTTTTCCAGCAGAAAAATGCAAGGAAAGTGTCAGGGATAGTTAAATAGCTTGTAAAATTTGCAGCTGAATCAGTTAATTTTTAATACAAGTGTAAAAACAGCACCTGATTTTTTAATTGGCCATTGGTTAATAATACCCTCACACTTTGAACTTAATTTTGCGAGAAATGTGTACTTTTCCCCAAGGTTGGAACGAATGGGATTTGCTCCAGATAGCCTAGCAATTAAATTAATCAGGCAGGTCGCTGGACTACATTTTCGGAATcgtcgccattttgttttcattgatgAAATCGTGACTAAAGTTCCCGATAGTAAGTCCAAAGTAATTTACTCTAGATGCTTcgaaaacactttctttttcCGCAACTGGTGCTAAAATTTACCATCTCGTGGATTTACGTAAATATATACAAAAGCGGATTCGACACGTTAACTTTACCTTTCTGGCAAATAAATTTACGATATTTTAAAGTCGTCCAAGAGGCAATAAGCAACAAGTCCACATAAAGCTTTTCAGTGTTGTAACTCaattaatgtaaataaaaaCCGGAATAATGATTCTTTTCAGTAGATTGCAATTAATCATTTCTTCCGATTCATCTTTTGTTCTTCACAAGTATGTAAGTGTCTCGAGAACAACCGCTGGCTGGACAAGGATGGACTGAGTTTCTGCCTGAAACCGAAATCTCGAATGATGAAATGATGGTCAAAATTCTTCAAGCTGAAGGCCATGAACAGAGTGCGTAGGGGCGGCAAACTTTACAATTACGTGTGTTTGgagtgttttttttctgttaaacTCCGCCAACAAACAATATCTAACAAATCATTCTTAATGCCGAAAGCAAAATATTTCATGATATTACAACTGCCAGCTCAGAAGATTTCTATGTATAAATTACaatcaaaatatttgaaataacaCATTGAGTCGTATTGCACTTGATTTCACCAGTTTAACACCATGACGTAGTTGTCTGTTAAAGATTCTATTTGGATCTTGGGTAGTTGCTAgctcagttttgttttgtttataaaTTTTACTTAGTGATTTAGTTTTTGTTGTTTACTACCAAggaaaaactttattttatttattgaatATACCCCAGTTCCTTCGACGACAGGCGCTTTGCTTTTTCCACAAAAACTTGAAACGTGTCACTTTCAAATGAGATTTTTagtattaattaaaaattaccTCCAATTTTGTTGCTGAAAGGCGCTTACAAGTACGACAAATATTGACCTCTTCTTCTGCCAAATCTGACTCAAACagagttgttttattttctaaatCCTCATATGAAAAGTCAACGCTCATTCAAAGTAGTTTACCTTTGAAATAGATCAGGATCTAGGTTTGTTTTAAACAGTGATTAATTTGCGGGGGAAAACAACACATTAACCAGGAAACCACAATTAATGATCGATCTATGGCTTTATTCAAAATTCTGAGACGATTATCATCTGCATTAcaatctttttaaaattatggCATAAAGTGCACACCAACTTAAAGTCTCCGTAGATCTCATCGAAAGCCCTCACGCGGGGCGTAGCTTTGTTTATGAACTATTATAGGAAAAAACATAATGTCGAAATATATCTAGCGCTCATTTCGGGCTTGCAAATAATCATTCATTTCCTTAAATTAAACTGTAGCTTAGTTTCGATTAGTTGATAATCGGCCAAATGAAAACTAAATAAGCCTGAACTGAATTGACGTATCAGCAAAATATACATTTGTCGCCAATAGACTTGGAAAAAATCTAATTCACCTCATGAAATAATTTAAAGCTATTAGCGGTTATTTCTTATCGATATGTAGATTAACAAATCTGTTCTTATTGATACATTATTTGATCGTATATCCCACCGTTTATATCTTGTTTAACTTTCCATAGGGGAGAACGTATCTTCTCtataaaagaaaattactcAGTGTACAGATCGAACAGCAATTTGCTCAATACATCATAAGGATTCCTTAAAACAGGAATAAATTTCCAAATTCAACATAGTCGAtattttttaattatattttacacTTTGCTCTTGTTTTCGATTCCATTCAATAATAGATAAATCTAATCTTAACGATAAATTAATAGTTTCACTCGCAACCAGTCATTTGTTGCAAAGCCGGCTACAAACAGTATTCTGTCACTTGACTGTTCAAATTCTTTGCAATGATTTGGTGACGTTTAATTCACCAAATATCGATTTTCATCACCGAGAGAGGGAAAGCAAAGAAGTTTCTCCATTTTTAAAAGTCTAACTTGACAAGAGAATAAATCTTGATTAACAGGCAAGACGGTAATTGTACGGAAATATGAGCTTCGTTGATTCAGATCCACGATGGCGATCATAGGCGGTTACTTGAGGAAGATATCCGCCAGAGTGGATCGGGTAGGAGTTGTACACAAGACTTGCCTCAAAGGGTCGGGAATACACGGGCAAAACCAGTCCTGTTTCTCTCTGCCCTCTGTCAGGAGCTAACAAACTTGCCATGTCAAACGACTTGCGCTTTTCTTGAGAAACTTCAACTTTCTCGGACGCGCTCTCATCTCCTTCGTTCTGTTGTTCATCTTTGACAGTTACTGTACATTCCAGAACCTCCTCTGGTTCTTCGGAACCTGTTCCCAcctcttcgctgctttctgctttACAGATAACAACTTCTTCTTTGGATGATTCACTAGACGTTCTTCTGCTCTTGTGGGAGCgcttttggatccttcttcTCCTGAAGTCTCCGCGTCGAAAGTCTTCGTAATACAAAGAACTGATGGCCCAGAAATGGCCCTTCCCGTTTGGACTGCGACCGGCTTTGACGAAGCAATCGTTCAGGGAAAGGTTGTGGCGAATGCTGTTTCTCCAGCCAGTTCCTTTGTTTCTGAAGTATGGGTAGTGAGTAAGAATATAGTTGTAAATGTCACTCAAAATGAGTTTTTCTTCTGGCGAGCTTAGAATTGCTTCAGCGATCAGACCGATGTATGACTGGCTCGGTTTCTCTTCGTCAGAATAAGGTGCGAATCGGAATTGACTAAAGCGTTCTTTCCAGAATGATGGATAAACTGGACTTCCGAAGGAGCCGCACATAGGCCAAATTGGTGGACTTGTCGGCTTCAAAACATGATCCATTGCCGATGGCCCGAATGGGGAAGAATATGGCCCCCATACCGACCAGAAATGACGAGAAAGATGCATTTGGCTGGGGTTGCCAGGTCTCCACTGGATATCAACATCTCTCTCTTCATCGACTTCACAGGATGGCGACTTTGGAGTTGAGACTGGCGAGAAGGCGGATCCACTCACTTCTGTTGACGAGATCATGATTCTAATGGATCTCAAATGTTGACTGGTGCTGTTTCTTGTGTTGAGTCTGTTAAATTGTTGTTGGTCGCTCGATGTTGCTTGCTTTTTGTATTGAGTGCAATTGTTGTATTGTGATTTGATTGGCTGGCAGTGTATCAATATCTCGACTGAATAATGCTAATGCTACTGGTCGGTATTGCATTTTGTGTGGCGGTTCCAACGTACACTAATTCCTATCCCCGCTAAGACATCGATATGGTCACGTAGCAATCAAAACAATTCTTCCCGTCAAAGACAGAGAGCCGTTTCCGTGTTCGTGTAAACATTTCGATCGAAGAAGCCCCAACGCCGCGCGCCTCCAAGGAAAGGAACGCGGGATATTAAGGAACGAGACGATGAAATTTCGTTTAAACATCCACGCCCCTAATTGTTTGCACTGGTCGCTAGCAAGGGTGATACAACACGTATACTATGATTTCCTGTCAAAACACGTCTCTGTTTGTTATTTTCTTAGTGGGTGGCTCAAGGAACTTTCATTGTTTGCAGGGATGTAGACGATCTCATGAAGTGTACATTGTGCAATGATAGTATTGCGTTTCTTGAGAGGGTGGACGCAACCCTTGGTGCGAGTTTAGCTTCTAGCATCTTtaagtcgttttttttttctgccacTGCGCTCTTTCGCTTGTGACACAAACAAAGCAATTAATGAATAGCGAAATATTGCCTTGCAATCTCTTCATGCCTGGCGCACATTTTGGAGCTCAAATGGAACGCCATGAATTAGCCCATGATTTTCTGTGGTCAAGAAGGGAAAAGATAAGCTTCAAAGACCCCTCAAGTCGCGAAGCAGGAAAACCCTTGCCCAAAGGAAACGAAACGCATTAGCACAAGTAGTGGGGCACTATTTTTTTGAAGTACTTTTTCCGGcttttaaaatcatttcattCTTTCTCATCCCATTTATCCATCAAATGGCATCCCCTCCGCGAATTATTTCTCCACACAATCAACGATACACGTCACCGATTTTAGAGTAGATCTTGCAGTGTTCACCACTCGACAACAATTGATCAAAGCCACTAATAGTCATGTTTTTTTGCGTGGTTTTGAATAACCCATTAGTTCATTTAAATAAACTATGGAAGCGTATTGTTCTCCGAGTATTCCGTGGGATTTAAAGCGTGAAGCGCAATTGGTGTCCATTGTTAGCTATGCGCTAAGATTAATAACCTTTTAACGAGTGCAAATTTACTGATATTGGCTCGTTGGCGGCgtgaaaacaaatatttgctgTGGTTTAGGTAAGTGTGGATTGAGCGAAGCGCTATAAAAGACTTTGGTTAACTTTCTCACGGTGGCGGCAAAACCCACAGGGGGGTATCAAAAGAACCATGTCATGCCCGACCGAACGGGGAACAATTTAAAGGTcattttatacaataataaacAGCAGCCCAATTCGATTCGGAGACTGTGAACTACGCGTCTCTGTGTTTCTTGAGCACCCAATGATAAAGCAaatcataattaattttaacaCTGAAGATATCTTGTTTAGAGATACCAGCTTCGAAGAACAATTGTCTCAAGTCTTTCAGGCTCTAAGTTGTGTTCAAAAATAGCcggggaaatatttttaaaaaccgCAGTTTAATTGGCACTAGTATCCACTCCTAAATTTAGCAGGGAAAGTTGTCTAATATTAGGTTTGTATTTCCATTTTAAGGTGAAATGTTTTCGACACCCTCTGAAGGGGTCAAGTCATTCAGATATGATAGCAACATATGCTTTCTGTATTCAGTTCACTTGTTGCCATCAAATCGAATTATGAAGATCATTTGGCTTACTCTTTCTTGATGCGAACGGTTTGGAAGGACTGTCTGCTTATTTCAATTAATTAAGAGCTAGAGAACTCTTTGCTAAGCTCATTGAAAGGAGCTCCAATTCAATTCAAGTCTGTTTAAACACGGTTTTCAAGGCGCTGAAACGCTCACGAAGAGCCACTTTCGTTTGAACTATTCGACTGAATCTAAGCAAACATCGAAGACACCTCAGCTTCTGCAAAGTTAGTTTTCACACAATCTAaccttattttaattttatgtcAACTAGGAGCTGATTGGCGTAAAATGACTAGATAAAATGTGACATCTGATCTAGTTTGTATTTGTAAGCAGTGGCTGAATGGACTGCCAGAAACGGCCACTGTTGTGATAAATTTATTTAGACCTGGCAAGATGCTGACTTTTGAAACCTCTGTTTCGGACAGCGAGAGCTAGTgttaaataacaatttttcttGAAATTCCTTAGAGTGCTTTCCAAGTTTTTGTGAACGTTACCTCCTCAAGAGATGTCAATCATCTTCTTCTGTACGTGATGAATGAGCTGAGACGAGCTCGTGCCAACGCTAAGGAACAATCAGTGTTAAGATTAAATGCTATATTGCCCTAAGAAGAAACACTAGTTTACTTAAATAGTCTGAAGAGAACTAAATGGTGAAATATATAAGACGACAATGACGAATGTAATTACGAAAAGTTTTGTTATCGAGACAGTGCTCAAATTATTCCATGGTCAAGGGAGTCATGCTCAAATCTGACTTTCTCGTTTAGAATGAATTACGTTGGATACAAAGAATGACCAACTCCTTGATCTCGAATCTGATAAATATTGGTCGGGGGAAATGTCTCTGCAGAGCTCCTTTAGAAAACAGCTTAGAAATTAATGGCATTTTCCAAGCTCAAGCGTGAATCAGGCTTAATTGACCAATCAACGAACCACACATCCGATATAAAAGCGAAACCTCACGCAAGACAAAATTTATTCCTATAGGATTACCTAGATCATCCGGTAAGAAATTGATCAAACATTCCACTGAATCAAGATGAGGAATCGATTTTAATTATGTTTTTATTTAGCTTAATATAAACAGTTTTGAAAACGGCACAATAATTATCTACCACGCCTTATTCCAGCCGACGATCTTTTGGTTTCATAGTTTATCCTTAAGTACTGAGGAATACTTACTTATATGGACATTGTTCTTGAAGTTTCTCTAACTCTGTTTACTTTCTTGGAATGTAAACTGCCAAACAAGAAAGCTGGAACGGTCACGTTGAAAAAATACTTCAGCAACCACGCGTCATTTCGGAACTTATCATCAAAAAGCTTGAAAACCTTTTTGCATTTGTAGAAAAAACTATCTACTCGGTCCCATTAATTAGGACAAATCAATAATTAAGAATAGTTTGCCTTGATTACTTGTCTTAAACATTGCAGgtaaaatatcaacaatttagATTACGAAGTTTTTACTAGCTCATTTAGTCTTATCTGACCTTTTCTCCATATGCCAGTATCTACACTTAAAGTCTCTTTCCATATTCAAGAACGAAGCAAAGTGCTTATGAAGGGCTTTCCGAGTTGTGAATGGTTACAATTGACCAATTTTAAGACACTCCCAGTTTAAAACAATCCCGAAAAAGTAACGACATCTCGAGTCCAAAAGATATTGAAACGACCACGTTGAAAAAAGGCAAAGTATCCGCGTGGCTCATTTCCCTTCAAAAAGCTACTTCATTCGCAAAACTTGTAACAGTTGAAAAGGTTTGGTTTCTAAggaaatgcaaaacaaaacaatgaaactATCATTAATTAACCCCAAATATAATCACATGATGACTTCAATTTGATGAAGAATCTTTTGGTATTAAAATAGTAGCCCCCATCGAAGCAGCTCCGTGATTGGTTAATCTTTCAAATGTCACAATCAAATTTTCGTTAGTCATCTCATAATACGATAACACCCACATCCTGCTTAAAAGTTTCCCAAAACAGTGATTCATATCACACACATACAATCTCACTGGTACGGTAGCCATAGACTCAAAACTATAGTACGTGTAGCATGGAACCACCATGAAaagcatataataaacaacaccaCAATTAAGTGCTGACCGCTTCGTAACTTTTCGACTTGAATGGCGCAAACTTTGTGCTTTCA
Above is a window of Montipora capricornis isolate CH-2021 chromosome 6, ASM3666992v2, whole genome shotgun sequence DNA encoding:
- the LOC138051391 gene encoding forkhead box protein Q1-like, with the protein product MISSTEVSGSAFSPVSTPKSPSCEVDEERDVDIQWRPGNPSQMHLSRHFWSVWGPYSSPFGPSAMDHVLKPTSPPIWPMCGSFGSPVYPSFWKERFSQFRFAPYSDEEKPSQSYIGLIAEAILSSPEEKLILSDIYNYILTHYPYFRNKGTGWRNSIRHNLSLNDCFVKAGRSPNGKGHFWAISSLYYEDFRRGDFRRRRIQKRSHKSRRTSSESSKEEVVICKAESSEEVGTGSEEPEEVLECTVTVKDEQQNEGDESASEKVEVSQEKRKSFDMASLLAPDRGQRETGLVLPVYSRPFEASLVYNSYPIHSGGYLPQVTAYDRHRGSESTKLIFPYNYRLAC